TGTTTGTAGCAAAACTTGGTACACATTCCTACTTCACTTGCCTACTATGTACACACGAAAATATTCACCCAAACACTTTGTTGAGAGACAATTCTTACATCATCCATTCGGAAAGTACAAATCATCACCAAACCGTAATGGAAAAAATCCGAACCCTTTCCCTATTTGTTTCAATAAAATaccctttctctctttagCTTGCGCGAAGTTTGTATTCGTGCATGTCCCATTGGGCCCATTTGACTCTTATGTCTTTGGAGCAATCAAGCAAATAAAAGTCAAGGATTGAAACCTTTTTTGTGTGATAGTATCGCTGTGTGTACGTGCCTAAGTATCTGAGGTCGGTAGGTAGTGAGAGATGGTGGACAAGGAGAATCAGGTGATTAGGTTGCGACCTTATGAATATATTCATGTAATGGACAGGAACACTTGTGAGGTGATGCTTGTGGAGGGCCCGCGCTCCTTCACGATGTTGGACCACCACATAAGTCTCCACGACAAGGTGCAGAACCACGTTGTTGTTCCACCGGGCCACTACTGCGAAGTAGAGAACCCCGTGGTGAAGCCGACTGCAAGCTCATCTGTGGGGACCCTGTGTAATGAGATGGGCCACCGTGAAGTGCGTTTGAGCCAGGACCCGTTCCCGCTGCACCCTGGCGAGAAACTCGTGACGGAACCTCAGCCGATGCGTATTCTGGCTGCTAACGAAGCGATTGCGGTGCGTGCGTTGAAGGAATTCACATACTCCGTCCCCGCTCTGGGCGGGAGTAACAACGGTGAGAAGGGTGACACCACTGGAGTTGCAGTACGCCGTCGTGCCGTAGGAGAGGTTTGGTTGGTGCGTGGTCCCTGCGAGTACGTTCCGcgtgtggaggaggtggtggagGGCAATGTGACGCCCATTTTTCTATCTGCGGGTCAGTCGCTCGTCTTGCGTGCGAACTGCAATTTCACGGATATTAACGGCGTAAAACGGTCACGGGGTGATGTGTGGGCCGTTACCACTGCGGGCATGCACTTCCCCGATCCGTCGGCGAGCGTCGTGCGTGTGCATGAAGGCGTAATCCTGTCTGCAACGGAAGCGGTGCGTGTGCGTGCACTCCGCTCGTTCTTCGACCGTCTGGCGGCGGTTGATCGTGTAGCTGGGGAGCGGTGGCTTGTGACACATGATGTCGTGCCGCTGTTTATCCCCACAGTGGATGAGGAGGTGGAAGAGAAGATTTCTCTTACAGTCGTCGGAGAGCGGCAGTACTGCGAGATACTTAACGTGGTGAAGGGTGGTGTGTGTCACTATGGTGTGTGCGAAGTACGCCATGGTCCATGTTCGTTCTTCCTGCAACCTGGAGAAGTCCTGGTAGGTGGAACTGTGCGGGAGGCGCACATTCTCTCCTCTGACGAGGCGCTTCTCGTCGTCGCCGTCCGTGCCTTTGTGGACGAGGACGGGGTGGAGCGTGAACCTGCATCGCGGTGGTTGGTTCATGGGCCACGGAAGTACATCCCACCGCAAGGCGTGACCGTGGTGGAGCGCCGGAAGCGGATGGTGTTGAGTGGCAGTGAGGGTGTGTATGTACGTGATATTTGCACTGGCAACGTGCGGGCGGTGCATGGTGAGGCTGTGTTGCTGGGGCCTGAAGAGGAGTTATGGGAAAAGCCCATCGACCCGCTGGTGCATAAGCTGCTCACTGCCCGCAGACACTCCATGTACGCTTCTCGTGTGTGCACAGAAACCTCGGTGGATGTTGGTTCTGAGGGCCATCCGAGGACACACAAGATTGTTATGTTCAAGGTGCCGCATAATGCACTGGTGCAGCTGTATGACCCGACGACGAACAAGAGCCGCGTGGAGGCCGGGCCACTGACTGTATCACTTGGTCCGAACGAGGAGATTAGTGTGGTTGTGCTCTCCGGTGGGCAACCGAAGCGGCGTGGTCACATTCACTcactgtttctctttttgggTCCTGACTTTATGGCTGACAAGATTGTTGTCGAAACACTTGAGCACGCGCGGTTGCAACTTGAAATTGCGTACAATTGGGAGTTTGACACAACGGATGTGGAGCATATCAAGCGTATCGCCTTCAGCGTGCCGGACTTCGTTGGCATGGCGTGCAAGACACTGGCGAACCGAATCCGTGCTGCGATTGCCAGTGAACCGTTTGATAACTTCCATCGAAATTCATCCTCCCTCATACGGCGGGCCATATTCCACTCACACTCCGGAACGACGGAGCTGCGTGGCGACAGTCTTTACTTTCCTGTGAACGGCCTTGTGATAACAAATGTGGACGTACGCAGCGTTGAACCGGTTGAGGTGAAGATGCAAAACGCCCTCACGAAAAGTGTACAGCTCGCTGTGGAGATTATTACCAAGTCCCAGGAAAACGAGGCTTCCCACCAGGCGATGTTAATGGagcaggaggagaagggtgCGCTAGAGCTGCAACTGATGAAGGACCGCGTGTCGGCAGAGGAGGAGCGAGTGAAACTGTTGCGTGTT
This region of Trypanosoma brucei gambiense DAL972 chromosome 10, complete sequence genomic DNA includes:
- a CDS encoding major vault protein, putative, producing the protein MVDKENQVIRLRPYEYIHVMDRNTCEVMLVEGPRSFTMLDHHISLHDKVQNHVVVPPGHYCEVENPVVKPTASSSVGTLCNEMGHREVRLSQDPFPLHPGEKLVTEPQPMRILAANEAIAVRALKEFTYSVPALGGSNNGEKGDTTGVAVRRRAVGEVWLVRGPCEYVPRVEEVVEGNVTPIFLSAGQSLVLRANCNFTDINGVKRSRGDVWAVTTAGMHFPDPSASVVRVHEGVILSATEAVRVRALRSFFDRLAAVDRVAGERWLVTHDVVPLFIPTVDEEVEEKISLTVVGERQYCEILNVVKGGVCHYGVCEVRHGPCSFFLQPGEVLVGGTVREAHILSSDEALLVVAVRAFVDEDGVEREPASRWLVHGPRKYIPPQGVTVVERRKRMVLSGSEGVYVRDICTGNVRAVHGEAVLLGPEEELWEKPIDPLVHKLLTARRHSMYASRVCTETSVDVGSEGHPRTHKIVMFKVPHNALVQLYDPTTNKSRVEAGPLTVSLGPNEEISVVVLSGGQPKRRGHIHSLFLFLGPDFMADKIVVETLEHARLQLEIAYNWEFDTTDVEHIKRIAFSVPDFVGMACKTLANRIRAAIASEPFDNFHRNSSSLIRRAIFHSHSGTTELRGDSLYFPVNGLVITNVDVRSVEPVEVKMQNALTKSVQLAVEIITKSQENEASHQAMLMEQEEKGALELQLMKDRVSAEEERVKLLRVVAENTAIELCGASKAQALAESEARCVESQGELDVTGIRCEAQSLIAAAQLAGLRERVESKLCHRRAMDELAIAKAKALSDIDATKYEKIFEALGKGTFEAIARAGPELKAKLLQALGLKGFLVTDGSTPINLLGIADCVLHKNGNDALP